The following proteins are encoded in a genomic region of Candidatus Omnitrophota bacterium:
- the thiC gene encoding phosphomethylpyrimidine synthase ThiC gives MSDRIPSVHGSPEPPPLIRKTWVEKRTGDNRTQMHYARQGVVTEEMESVARRENLEPERVRKEVAEGRMVIPANINHTCLDPMGIGIAATCKINANIGNSSVTSSVDDELEKLHEAVHYGSDTVMDLSTGGNLDGIRQAIIRHSPVPVGTVPIYQAVLEAPRVADITVDQMFEVVERQAAQGVDYMTIHAGLLMEYIPMTKKRITGIVSRGGALMAEWSLAHFKQNPFYTEFDRLLEICKRYDVTLSLGDGLRPGCLADASDEAQFAELKTLGELTLQAWAKDVQVMIEGPGHVPFDQIQMNVEKQQELCHNAPFYVLGPLVTDVAPGYDHITSAIGATMAGYAGASMLCYVTPKEHLGLPKREDVKQGVIAYKIAAHAADIARHRPGARLWDDQLSKARYAFDWEEQFRLSMDPETARAFHDEDLPHDGFKTAAFCSMCGPKFCSYNVSQKVHGEVS, from the coding sequence ATGAGTGATCGCATTCCATCCGTGCACGGTTCCCCCGAGCCTCCGCCCTTGATACGAAAAACTTGGGTGGAGAAACGCACTGGAGACAACAGAACCCAAATGCATTACGCCCGCCAAGGTGTGGTCACCGAAGAAATGGAGTCTGTGGCTCGCCGGGAGAATCTGGAGCCGGAGCGGGTGCGCAAGGAAGTGGCCGAGGGCCGCATGGTCATTCCCGCCAACATCAATCACACCTGTTTGGATCCGATGGGCATCGGCATTGCCGCCACGTGCAAGATCAACGCGAATATCGGGAATAGTTCCGTGACATCCAGCGTGGATGACGAGTTGGAAAAGCTGCACGAGGCTGTGCATTACGGGTCGGACACGGTGATGGATCTGTCCACGGGCGGCAACCTGGACGGAATCCGCCAAGCGATTATCCGTCACAGCCCCGTGCCCGTGGGCACTGTGCCCATTTACCAAGCAGTTCTTGAGGCCCCGCGCGTTGCGGACATTACAGTGGATCAGATGTTTGAGGTTGTGGAGCGCCAAGCAGCGCAGGGCGTGGACTACATGACGATCCACGCCGGACTGCTTATGGAATATATCCCTATGACCAAAAAGCGTATCACCGGGATTGTGAGCCGCGGGGGCGCGCTCATGGCCGAGTGGTCCCTGGCCCACTTCAAACAAAATCCCTTTTACACGGAATTCGACCGGCTTTTGGAAATTTGCAAGCGCTATGATGTGACCCTTAGTTTGGGCGACGGCCTGCGCCCCGGATGTCTGGCCGATGCCAGCGACGAGGCCCAGTTCGCGGAGCTCAAGACCTTGGGCGAGCTCACGCTCCAGGCCTGGGCAAAAGATGTGCAGGTGATGATCGAAGGGCCGGGCCACGTGCCTTTTGACCAAATCCAAATGAATGTGGAGAAGCAGCAGGAGCTTTGCCATAACGCGCCTTTTTATGTGCTCGGCCCTTTGGTAACGGATGTGGCCCCGGGTTACGATCACATCACTTCCGCGATCGGCGCGACCATGGCGGGGTATGCGGGGGCTTCCATGCTGTGTTATGTCACGCCCAAGGAGCATTTGGGTTTGCCCAAGCGCGAGGACGTGAAGCAAGGCGTGATTGCTTACAAAATTGCCGCGCACGCAGCGGATATCGCCCGCCACCGGCCGGGCGCCCGTTTGTGGGATGACCAGCTGTCCAAAGCGCGCTATGCATTTGATTGGGAGGAGCAGTTCCGATTATCCATGGATCCGGAAACAGCGCGGGCCTTTCACGACGAGGACTTGCCGCATGACGGATTTAAGACTGCGGCATTCTGTTCCAT